The Panthera leo isolate Ple1 chromosome D4, P.leo_Ple1_pat1.1, whole genome shotgun sequence nucleotide sequence AAATGACACGACCAAATGCATCATTGCAAACAGCAGAAGCGGGCTCCGGCCAGCTCAGGTCAGAAATGAGATTTATGGAAAGGGTTTTTTGGTTGCTCTTCTACAGAAGGAAAAGTGGAGTAGCCAGGCCCCTCTCTGAGACACTGAGATGCATTGGCAGACCCTCCCCCGGCGCCCCCCCGTCCCTGGAATGGTCACACTCCGCGGCCCGGCTCCCACGAGAACCAAAGCGTGGCGTATCCGAACAGTAGAACGCTACGCGCCCAGCGACCAAAGGAACCACTTGCCACGACGTGGGTGAACCTCGGGGACGTTCTGTCGGTGGGGCGAATGCCAGTCAGACCCACGAGAACGCGTGCTGCACAGCTCCATGTGTGTGGGTTTCCAGAACAGGCAAAATCAGGCAGAAATCAGGCTAGCGCCTGCCTGTGCTGGCAAAGGGCACGCGGGCACATCCTGGGGTGACGGGGACACGGCATGGGTCACGGAGGTGTATGCACTCATCAAAATGCATCAAACCTGTACTTAAAATCTGtacatttggggggcacctgggtggctccgtcggtgaagcgtctggcttcggctcaggtcatgatctcacggtctgtgagttcgagccccgcgtcgggctctgtgctgacggctcggagcctggagcctgcttcggattctgggtctccccctctctctgcccctcccccactcacgctctgtctctctctctctctctctctctctctctcaaaaataaataaaacattaaaaaaaatttttaaatgtgcatttttcatatgtgaattttatcaggatgaaaaaaatagagcagaagGGAAAGAATGTTCTTCTGCTGACAAGGAATCCATCCATCAGGAAACTAGCAAGCAATCAGACCAGGGAGAAAGTCTGTCTGTGGAGCTCACCACTCCCATCGTTCTTGGGCCGGAGGATAAGGGGGCACCCCGCCAGACGGCTCCCCTCAGACCTCTGAAAACAAGGGAAAGTCACTTCCCAAAGGCCAGCCAAGGGGTGCGGAGAAGGCGAGCGTCAGCCTTGTCCTGGGTCGTCAGCCTTATCCTGGATCATCAGCCTTATCCTGGATCGTCAGCCTTACCCTGGATCGTCAGCCTTATCCTGGATTGTCAGCCTTACCCTGGATCGCATTGGAGACCATCCTGGTGTCTGTTACAGATGCGAGACGacataaacaaacagaaaaaaaccgtTTCATTGGTTCTGTTTTGGGGGAAtctgtgtgtggcgggggggagaggggggcggaAAGCAGGCGAGTGAGCGGGACCCTGCCTATGGGCTGGTAAAATATGACACTTGTCTACAGGGTCCTTCGGTGATTAGAATTGACTAAACCTTGGGTTCTCTCACCTCTAGCCGCCAGCGGACATTGGTGCCCTCGTCCGGGGCTCCCGAGTGCCCTGGGGAGAGGGCCAGGACGGAAAGAGGCTGCAAGTTGAGGCTGGTACTCATGGGGACTTTGTCGCCtcgaaggaaagaaggatggtcTCCTTGAATCAATAACTCTGgtctcccaaattaaaaaaaaaaaaaaaaactccgaGACAAGTGTTGATCACGTGGTACGTCAGCTGTTGGCCTCTGTCCGTGTGCCCTCAACACGTGCACTCAAGTCCCTGCCCCCCTTCGGGGCATTCGAACCACAGCTGCCATCGGAGCCCCCACTGAAGGGAGCGGGCCTCGTCCCTTCTGAGTTCTCTGCCCTGGGGACCCGGGCGGCccgcaccctcccctcctccccagccggCGCCCTCCTCCCGGCCCATGGGGACGCTCGTGGCAAagctgctcctccccaccctcagcagCCTGGCTTTCCTCCCCACAGTCAGCATCGCTGCCAAGCGGCACTTCCACATGGAGGCCATGGTCTACCTGTTCACCATGTTCTTCGTGGCGGTAAGTCCGGGCCCCGCGGGAGGACCCACGCGGGGCACCCCCCCAACGGCGGAGGAGGGGGGCCATCTTTCCACCACGTGCCTGTATCGGTGATGAGGAGAAGTGATTTGGAGGTGAAAGAAAGAGCCCGAAGACcaggagaaaggggtggggggcccccctcctcctctctggacctcaggtTCCCCGCCTGTGCCGGGAAGTCACTCTGGGCTTGGTGTGCGTAAAATGGGCGAGATTCGGTGGGTCCAGGACGAGCCCCTCCGGGTGCCCCTTCTCTCACCGCTGGCAGGCCACCCCAGGCCCCCGCCCTTGTCCCACCTACGAGCGCGGGGCAGctgagccggggcggaggggccgCACCGGGCCCCGGGAGGGGGGTAGTGGGGTTTAGGGAACGTGTAGGGCCTGGGTGAGTCTGATTCCAGGATTCTGGAATTCCGTAGCTGGCCCCTGTTCAGGAGGGCCTGCTCACGTCTGCTTGTCTCTCCTTCTTGGGGCCTACGTCCGTCTCTCTCTGAgtccttctttctccatttataaGCCTGGACAGCTGCCCTTTAGCActgtctctccccccctcccctccccatggggctctttccctctgcctttctcctgttgcttttctccacatctgcctttttttctttcactctgtctGCGTCTGGGTCTCTCTTGATTTCTGGAGCTCTGTCTCCATGAACTTGCCCTCTTCCCAAACCtccttgtctctccctgtccggctttgcccccctgcccctccacgtGTCTCTTTGGCTCGATCTGTCCCTCtagtttctgtctgtctgtccgccTATACTCCTGCCCGTGTACATCTCTATCTGATCAATCATTGCCCCCGACCTACCCAGTCGATGATCCTTCCATCCACCTGCCCGCCCCCGTCGGTGTCTCAGTGCCATTCTATCTCCCTGCCGCCATGTCCCTCTGAGCCCCCCACGATCACGGCTggcccccctccctggctctgaCAGTCCTCCTCCTCGGCTCCCCTCAGACTCACCCTTCACTGAAGCCCAGCTCCCCTCCAGAAGCACGCACCGCGGGGGCGAGCGTCCCCCCGGACGTGACAAATCGCACGATGCCTTTTGCCGCCGGCCCGGCTCCCCAGCAGCAGGGCCTCGGGGTCCCGGGGGCAGCCGTGGGCAGTAGGTGTGTGAGCACACGCCTGTGTCCGCAGACGtgcctgcacgtgtgtgtgcacttgGGCGGGCGCCCCCTTAGGCAGCAGGGACCTGGGgccaggggctgcctggggcttgTCTCCACCCCTGGGTGGGAGAGACCCCCGCCGGGAGCCAGCATCCAGGCTGGGGGGCGTGCCGGGGGCTCTGCACACAGTGTCTTCTGTGGTCTTCTCGGCTCCCCGTGAGCCTGGGATTGTGACGGGCCCATTTGACGGATGGAGAAACCGAGTCCGACAGAGGCTGAGTCCCGTGTCACTGTGAGCACCAGATGTACCTTGGAGCTCCTGGCTCAGTCAAGGCATTTTGTCCGATGCCATTTCATTGGCCCCACAAGGGACCCCTGCTTGGGAGGGCTCCAGGAAGTCGGTCTGGCAGGTGGGAAGCCCAGGCACGGGGCGGACGCGGGACTTCTCTGCGGGTACAGGGGGCTtagggccggggaggggggccaGGGGTCTTGTCCCCAGGCCCAGGTCAGACCCCACCCAGGAACCCACAGACACGGCCAGGCCACCCCTCCCTGCCGGGGCTGGGCTGGCCCCCAGCTGCCTCCGGGCTGACCTCAGCGGCCCGCCCTGGCCCGCCCAGAATGGCAGAGGCAGCTGCCTCCTGCGACAAATGTCCTCCAACCTCAAAGCCACACTCAACCCCTTTCTCCCAGAGCCCCAGGCAACACCAGTGCAGCCCCTGCCTCCCATGTGGCTTCTTCTGCGTTCCACCCAGGACCCTCCTTGGCCAGTTGTCACAGGGGGTGGCCTGGCCCACCCCGCGGACCGACAGAGGGGGCCCCAAGCAGGCAGCCAGTGGCCGGGCTCACAAAACAAGGCTCCGTGAGGTCGGCCTCTGGAGGCGGTGCGGTCTCCCACCAGGTCCCCAGctgtaccccacccccaccagcacccTCCGGGCCCCCAATCTGCCCCTGCATTGGAAGACGGAGGCAGGCCTCACAGGCGCCTGTCCCCGCTCTGCCCTGCCTCCTTGGCGGGTAGCACTGCTCGGAATCTCACCGTCCCCACCTGCCCAACAGAAATGAACCAAGGGCCTGGTGggagagccccccgcccccccatctcgGGTCAGCTCTCCTTCAAACCGCTCTAAACCCTGCATTCACACGGCCGGGATGAGACAGTATTCCTGCTCTTGATGGGGACAGGGCACAGACACTCCAAGAATCTCTTAGCAATTAAGTCCGTAATTCTACACGGCGATCTGTGCTGCGAAGGAGAGGTGTGGGTGCAGAGACAGCAGAtgatggggctggggggcggggggagggatgGAGTTCTAGAAGTAGCAGGAGAATATCCATGTCACTTGTAAGGCCTCGCTCTGCCTGCCAGAGCCACGTGGAGCAAGTGTCCTTCTCCCCACTCTATCCCACAGAGTTCTGAGCACCTTGATCAGGCCTCACCTGAAGCTTCCCTTTCCCCAAACAGTTATGTCCACTCCCTAGTTGTTCTTCTCTATCCTCTCTGCCTGTGTCACTTCAAAGGGTGCAGACTCCAAAGTTCAACACAGTCTTCTAGGTGGGTCTGACCcggacagagagaagcaggactcTGTCACCTCCCTTGTTCTGGGCACTATACCTCTATTAACACCTCCCGGGGCACCTTAGCTTTAAGACACCCGTAATTGTAACCAATGTGAGCTCTAAATCCACCCCAACTTGCTTGACTCACCGGGTGACCCTGGGCTCCTGCTCCCCCTGTAACATCCCTGGGGCCTCCGGACGTGGGCTGCTGTCCTGCACACCTCCTCCCGCCCGCTGAGCTGGGCTCACCAAGAGACGATTGTGCCGGTCTCCGGGCTCGTCTATGCCCGTGGAACTTGTCAAAATAATTACGTCACATAATTTAATATTCCTTAAAATGATGAAATGCATATATGCAAAAGGAAAGAGTTGTTTTTGGTAAGAAGTCAGTTGACAGCTTTGAGGATACCCCATAGAGgcatttggctttaaaaattgccggtaggggtgtctggggggctccgtcggttaagcgtccgatttccgctcaggtcacgatctcgcggtcggtgacatcgagccccgcgtcgggctctgtgctgtcagctcggagcctgaagtctgttttggattctgtgtgtctccctctctctctctctctgcccctcccttgcttgtgctctgtctctctctctctctctctctctctctctctctctcaaaaaataaaccttaaaaaaaagtaataaaaaaataataggttaGAAAAAATTGCTATTAAATAAGGTGTCGAGGAGACGACCGTACGAGTGTGGGAGCGGCCGGGCAAAACGACCGTGCCGTCTGCAGCACCGGGGTCCCTGTGGTGGTTCTCGAAGCGTGTTCCCCCTGGTGGCTGGCTTCAGCctgaaaaactcttaaaaatgcaCATCTCCGACCTCCGGCCAGACCTGCCGAGTTAACGACTCAGGGTGGGCTCAGCGATCCGAGGATTCACAAGCCCCCCCCGGGGGGTTCTGGTGCCCACTCGGGGCTGAGGGCTTCCTCTGCGGGGTAGCCCAGTCACGACAGGGGTCAACCGTACAGCAGGAGGCCCCTCAGGCCCCCCAGGAGCCGCCTGGCATCCAAAGCGTAGGCCCTGGCCTCACGTCCACGGCCGCGGGGAACGTGCACCGGCACCCACTGGCGGTAACCCCGGCTGTTGAAGGAACGTGCAGGGCGCGTCTTTGAGCCTTGGCAGAGCGTCGCCTGGCCTCTGTCTACTCGCGTCACAGAAAGTAAGAGACGCGTCTGAGCCCTCAGCGCGTCCCAGGCTCCGGACCCCGACACGGATTGTTTCCTCGAATCCCCACGAGACCCCATGAGGGGAGCAGTCGGCAGCACCCCCATTtttcaggtggggaaactgaggcacggggccGTGAAAGGACTTGCCAGAGCTGGTGAGTGGTCTGGCTCAGCTCGGAGTGGGGGTGTGGCTGgggcccagccccggccccggtccccccacccccctcccctcccgccctcccccacccgtgcgCTGTGCCTCCCAGCCCCCAACTGCCCTGCGTGTTCCCACAGTTCTACCACGCCTGCAACGGGCCCGGCCTGTCGGTCGTCTGCTTCATGCGCCACGACGTCCTGGAGTACTTCAGCGTCTACGGGACAGCGCTGAGCATGTGGGTCTCACTGATGGGTGAGTGGCCGCACCTCGAAGCCCAGTTTCCCCGCCGTCTGCGggccgggccccccccccccccccccccccccccccccccccccccgggaaacCCGACCCCAGCGATCCTGCTGCCCAGTCCTCATCTGGAGCGTCTCCTCCCCCGCTCCCGGGGCCCAAGCACAGTCTGGTCTAGGGACGCGCAGCCCTTACAGGCCCGGATTCCCATTCTCGAAACCTCTAACGTACACTCTCGGTGAAGGCTTGTTCCGACACGCGCATGGGAGAGCCGTGCCGAGGGCCGGCGGAAGGGCTTCCGCTCTCTGCCCCGGGAGACCGCTGTCCCCAGGGCAGGGTTTGTCCCCGAGACGTTTCTTGAGGCTCGCGCAAGCCTTGACGCACGTCGCTGTCAGCTCGGGTCGGTACGAGGATGGAATCCCTGGACGCAAGTTGCCCTGCGACTTTGTTCTCACTTAGCGCCGTCTCGCGGCAATGTGAGTCAGGGCACGTGGACCCCGTCGCTCGGGGCTCCCTGCTACGCGCCCGTGAAGGACCCAGATCTTTCCTGTCTCTTAGCTGGGTGTCTTTGTCTCCGTCCCAGGGGTCCCCAGGGGTCCCCAGGGGTCCCCAGGGGCGGGCGCGTGCCGCCCGGGCTGCTCCGTCCACGTCTCTCCCTTCAAACCCGCTGGAACAACTCAGACCTCGGAGTGACCGGGCTGGGCCATGGGCTGTCTCTGGCAGAGGACGCCCAGCACTGGGAGCCCTGAGGGATGCCTCTGGGGGAGCagcggccggggtggggggtggggtggggtcagggggCCGCTCACCTCTGCCGGTTCCTCTCCCCGCCCTCCAGCGCTGGCCGACTTCGACGAACCCAAGAGGTCGACCTTTGTGATGTTTGGCGTCCTGACCATCGCGGTCCGGATCTACCACGACCGCTGGGGCTACGGCGTGTACTCAGGCCCCATCGGCGTGGCTGTCCTCATCATCGCCACCAAGTGGGTGCGTACCGCCTGGGCCTGTCCCCGGCCCCCCTCACCCCTCCGCCCCGGGCTCTCCGATGACCGCCCGTCTCACCTAAAGCACAGAGACGGTGAgcaccaggcgcccctgccccaccGGCGTGGTTTCTGTCACCGGCACTCACCGGCTCTGGGCCTAAAACCCAAGTGACGTCActcccctgccccagcttccAGGTCTGCGAAGCGATCATTACGGGAACAGTCTCTTCCTTACCTCGTGGGCTTGGTTCCGAGATGAACTgagataatgcatttaaaagtaCTAGCATGGAACCTGGGTGTTCAACAAATAGGAGTCGTTAGGGGTATTGCTGTTCATAGTATTGCAGACAGTGACTCCTTTAAAGATGCAAAACCCATCGGAAATGGCCTGGGTTGAtctgggaagacttcctggaggggGTGAGCCTAGAGTTTGGTTCTAGTGAGGAAGGAGGCTGCGGTATGCAGTGGACAGGAAGAGGGATCTGCCCGTAAGCGTTGAGGAAGCTCGAGCTGGAGTTTCTGACGCTGAGAGCCCTCTGCTGCCCACCCCTGGGGGGTATGGCACCCAGTAGGCCCTTACACACGGCTCCCAGGCCTCCCCTAATCCTCTGTTGtaccaagcccccccccccctccccggcggTGAGATCTGAAACTCACACTCCCCAGGCTGTCGAGAAACCTTCGAGAAACCTTCGGCAGGATGGGCCCAGGGCCATTGCCTGGGGCCCCAGAAGGGAAGGAGCTGAACCTTGCCGGGCCAGAACACAGGTCTGGACTGCCGCAGGCCTGAGGCCGGGCTCACTCTCCAGCCGTGCGGCAGCTCAGGCCCCAGGGGGACGTCCCTCTGCCCCACTTTAGCCCCTCTGGAGCTCCTCCTGGAATCTCGGGGTCCCAGCTCCAAGTGCTGGCGGAAGGTCCGGTCCGACCCAGCCCAGGCCACACACCCACTCAAGGCCCTAAAATTAAGCCAAGATGGCAGGACCTCAGAGGATGGTCTGCCGGGCCACCTGGGGAGCAAGCAGGAAGGCAGCTCCCTGGGAAGAGGGGTCCGGCTGGACAACTGGTTGCAGAGAGCGCCCACCAACCCATTTTACAGCTGCGGGAGAGAACATAAAGTTCTGGTGGCGATCCTTCCCCTCGCGCCCCGGGCTCCTCCCACAGCCAGGGAGCAGAGGGTTTGTTTGGCCAGGCGGTTAATGAAGGAAGtagggctcagagaggtcagcAACCAGCAAGAAGTCACAGCAGCACCCGGGCCTCGACTTTTCAagcaagggaagggagggagcctCTTTCTCACTGGGGCTCAGGGACGCACTGCTGGCCTGGGCCTGACCCAGGAGGCCCCTCGGAGCTGCCTCGGAGGAGGGGACCGTGTCTGGACCCAGGGAAGGACCACATTAATGAACAGGCTGGAATGCATAAACACAGAGCCCTCGATAATGCGCTCACTCCTGGCAGGAAGTAGGATAGTCTCCTTGGTCTGCCCTGGAGGGCTGTCgttccccgcctcccccacccaccccccctctcgCAGATCTTGGCAGGTCTGAATCTGGGCTGCATTGTAATCCGCCAGAATAGAAGTCACTCCCTAGTGTCCCTGAGAATCCTCACGGGGACTTCCACGGCCTTGGGGGCTGTGGGTCCAGCCACAGGAACCAAGAGGTCTGCCCGGCTCCCTGCATCTGGGGCTCCAATTGTGTTTTGCAGACCATTTAGCGtggaatttattttggattttcaagGGCAGTTGTTTCCTGGAATGAGGGTGGATTTTTCTCCCGGAGGCTCGTCCCTTCTCGAGCCAGAGTTGGGAACAGCAACCCTCGGGGAGAGGAAGCCGAGCCgggtgcgggggggcgggggggggggggtgcagggctGGTCAGGCCAGGCTAGGGCACGACCTGGGGCAGCCACGGCCGTGGCCACCCACACCCAGGACGCCCCCAGCCGCACCCAAGCCCTATCTGTGCCGCCTGATTCCTTATCAGCGATGGTAAATTACAGAAACCTGAAAACCGGGCTTTGGCCGCCAAAgttgccctgccccagcccaagGCTACTCGGGGTCTCTGTGCACTCCACCTGGTGggctggtggaggggaggggggcgcttTCCCAGCCCCCGGGGGGCCTCCACCATTCGCAGTGTGCATGTGTAGGCTTGCCACAGGCCTAAACACCCCGCTCTCTGAAACACTTCGGAACGCCCAAGGGTTCGAGATTCCAGGGTGTGGACCTGCATTTACTGCATGATTTCAGTGCATGTGAACCCGAATTCAAATGCCCGCTTGAGCCTTCCGCTAACATCAGGGCCTGCGAAACCACAGATGTAACGTGCGGGTCAGACTGTCTCATAAATACTGTGATGGGACATCGGTGAAAGCAACCAAAGGGACTTTCGGAGCACCACACGGGCGCCCCCACCGGCCATACTGGCGGGCAGGGCCAGTGCTCCAACACCCCCTTGCTGTGACTGGCGCCCTGGGGGGGTCCCCTCCGGCTGGGGGAGGTGCATGTAAAAGGGTGGCCTTGTTACATCCTGAAGaggcaagcaggggtggggtccCCATGGTGGGGGTACTGGGCCCGCGGTTCCCAGCTCGGCCGTCCAGGCTGGGGGCTCCCTTGGGTCCCGCAGCCGCGAGGCTGGGCATGTGGGGCATCTCCCTgcgccccagcccctgcccgaGTGTAGCCAAGGTGCGCATGCCCAGGGCGAGCTCTCCGGGCAGCCCGGGGCGGCGTCCCCCGCATCACCGGCCACTCTCCCCGCAGCTGCAGCTCATGAAGGAGAAGAAGGGTCTGTACCCCGACAAGAGCGTCTACACCCAGCAGATAGGCCCCGGCCTCTGTTTCGGGGCGCTGGCCCTCATGTTACGATTCTTCTTTGAGGTACAAGGCCTGAGCCTCCTCGGGGTGGCCTCACGTTCCTGCTTTTCTGTCCCtcggggtgggtggaggggagcctccctccctcccgccacaGCCTGCTTCGTCCCCAGCACCGGGGCGATCGCTGCCTGCTCGCACCTGAGGCGAGGCGCACAGCCCAGAtggggcctggggcgggggccagcacctgcagggaggagggaggagggaggggggcagggaggagccccAGACTCCTTGTCAAAGGCCTAGCGAGTGGGGTTTGATGTCAGGAAAGATGGCCTGGGCCGGACACTGAGGGGAGGCTCCTTGGAGGAGGCCACTTGGCCACATTcctgagtgggggcggggaggtgacCGGCAGATGCCCTGGGGAGCCAGGCAGGCCAGCGTGCAAGCAGGGGCCCAGAGCgtcggggaggggggcctggggccccagaccgactccccccccccccacccctgcaggatTGGGATTACACCTATGTGCACAGTTTCTACCACTGCGCGCTGGCCATGTCCTTCGTCCTCCTGCTGCCCAAGGTCAACAAGAAGGCCGGAAGCTCGGGGCCCCCCGCCAAGCTGAACTGCCCCACCCTTTGCTGTGCTTGTATCTGACTGCGCACCgcgcccgccccctgccccctgccagcccctgccctgccgcATCTCCCGCCTGCGGAGAGACCCCCATGGCCCCCCCAGCTCTGAGCATCCGGGAGAAATGTCTCCCCTCAGAG carries:
- the MYMK gene encoding protein myomaker, whose amino-acid sequence is MGTLVAKLLLPTLSSLAFLPTVSIAAKRHFHMEAMVYLFTMFFVAFYHACNGPGLSVVCFMRHDVLEYFSVYGTALSMWVSLMALADFDEPKRSTFVMFGVLTIAVRIYHDRWGYGVYSGPIGVAVLIIATKWLQLMKEKKGLYPDKSVYTQQIGPGLCFGALALMLRFFFEDWDYTYVHSFYHCALAMSFVLLLPKVNKKAGSSGPPAKLNCPTLCCACI